In Accipiter gentilis chromosome 17, bAccGen1.1, whole genome shotgun sequence, one DNA window encodes the following:
- the PPP1R32 gene encoding protein phosphatase 1 regulatory subunit 32 isoform X1, with translation MSLHRSYQETASPSQGLSCRGAGHRLPLGEGTHRGKRRPHELLCHELRGGLRPAAFPSLPRPPHQHRLCVQQPLGHLLPALPAQCSRGVGTPAASGGGGGGGNFWDHAVTATLASHHSHCQDTATSTTTEHFKPFLLPDGRSLLPRHVHQPESGYLQESSLFLPPHRGGDSPAHAASPGPPRASREHGTESRRAGPAQPGSTHRLGWGQGQWGSLPAPSAPRRCPAEDDHRCQGAVGLHQGHPKERQHPASPASPACEPLPHQIPCPPPAPHPLCTPRDNFALPQLGVSITATDYLPSVRSHCGETLPALPVGSERGNGFSREVPGCLGTVDPLEFTINHGQYVTPHPNLSPAAPAWCSQGPTWMVRPMGGIQPQRPSGFSTNNHPTGLGDITGHLLVWPPRDSQPQR, from the exons ATGTCACTGCACCGCAGTTACCAGGAGACAGCGTCACCATCCCAAG GACTCTCCTGCCGCGGGGCTGGGCATCGTCTCCCCCTCGGTGAAGGCACGCACCGGGGGAAGCGCCGACCTCATGAACTTCTATGCCACGAGCTACGCGGTGGCCTACG GCCAGCCGCGTTTCCATCCCTGCCTCGGCCACCACACCAGCACCGGCTATGTGTCCAACAACCACTCGGccatctcctgcctgctctgcctgcgcaGTGCAGCAGAGGGGTAGGTACCCCTGCTgcgagtggagggggggggggggggggcaattttTGGGACCATGCTGTCACAGCCACGCTGGCCTCCCACCACAGCCACTGCCAGGACACTGCCACATCCACCACCACTGAGCACTTCAAGCCCTTTTTGCTCCCCGATGGCCGGAGCCTGCTGCCCCGGCACGTCCACCAGCCGGAAAGTGGGTACCTCCAAGAGTCCTCCCTTTTCCTGCCCCCACACCGGGGCGGTGACTCCCCAGCACACGCGGCTTCTCCAGGGCCCCCCAGAGCATCCAGGGAGCATGGCACAGAGAGCCGCCGCGCCGGTCCTGCCCAGCCAG GGTCCACgcacaggctgggctggggacagggacagtggggctccctccctgccccatctgCTCCCCGCAGATGTCCTGCAGAAGACGACCATCGGTGCCAAGGAGCAGTCGGGCTTCACCAGGGCCACCCCAAGGAGCGACAGCATCCTGCCAGTCCTGCCAGCCCAGCCTGTGAGCCCCTGCCCCACCAGATCCCTtgtcccccaccagcccctcaccCCCTTTGTACCCCAAGGGACAATTTTGCTCTTCCACAGCTCGGTGTTAGCATCACTGCAACGGATTACCTGCCCTCTGTGCGCAGCCAT TGCGGCGAGACACTCCCGGCACTGCCGGTGGGCTCCGAGAGAGGCAACGGGTTCAGCCGGGAGGTGCCAGGCTGCCTGGGCACGGTG GATCCATTGGAGTTCACCATTAACCACGGCCAGTATGTGACCCCCCACCCGAACCTGTCCCCTGCAGCACCAG CCTGGTGTTCGCAGGGTCCGACCTGGATGGTGAGACCCATGGGGGGCATCCAGCCCCAGCGCCCCAGCGGCTTCAGCACCAACAACCACCCCACCGGGCTGGGGGACATCACTGGCCACCTCCTGGTGTGGCCCCCCCGGGACTCTCAGCCTCAGCGGTAG
- the CPSF7 gene encoding cleavage and polyadenylation specificity factor subunit 7 translates to MSEGVDLIDIYADEEFNQDSEFSNADQMDLYDDVLAASSQPPESRTSSSEAPPEIRQEPSPKPNSKSPAILYTYSGLRNKRAAVYVGSFSWWTTDQQLIQTIRSVGVYDVVELKFAENRANGQSKGYAEVVVASENSVHKLLELLPGKILNGDKVEVRLATRQNLSQFEAQARKRVPPRAHSRDSVDSVDGRATPTENALPPARVEKPPSVLPFFNRPPAALPLMGLPPPPMPPPPPLSSGFGVPPPPPGIHYQHLMPPPPRLPPHLAVPPPGAVPPALHLNPAFFPPPNAALGPPPDTYGKAMAPYNHSSRELGPPPPPVSEVEFEEIMNRNRAISSSAISKAVSGASAGDYSDAIETLLTAIAVIKQSRVANDERCRVLLSSLKDCLHGIEAKSYSTGASSSSSRKRHRSRERSPSRSRESSRRHRDLLHSEDRHEDYFQERNREHDRHRDRDRERDRHH, encoded by the exons ATGTCCGAAGGAGTGGATCTGATCGACATCTACGCCGACGAGGAGTTCAACCAG GACTCTGAGTTCAGTAATGCTGATCAGATGGACCTGTACGACGATGTGCTAGCAGCCAGCTCGCAGCCCCCCGAAAGCCGCACCAGCAGCTCAGAGGCACCCCCGGAGATCCGCCAGGAGCCGTCCCCCAAGCCCAACAGCAAATCTCCTGCCATCCTGTACACGTACAGCGGGTTGCGCAACAAGAGAGCTGCCGTCTATGTGGGCAGCTTCTCCTGG TGGACGACTGACCAGCAGCTGATCCAGACCATCCGCTCGGTTGGTGTCTACGACGTAGTGGAGCTGAAATTCGCAGAGAACCGAGCCAATGGCCAGTCGAAAGG GTACGCAGAGGTGGTGGTTGCCTCTGAGAACTCAGTCCACAAACTCCTGGAGCTCCTGCCCGGGAAAATCCTCAACGGGGACAAGGTGGAGGTGAGGCTGGCAACCCGGCAGAACCTGTCACAGTTCGAGGCGCAGGCTCGCAAAC GTGTGCCGCCGAGGGCCCACTCCCGAGACTCCGTGGACTCGGTGGATGGCCGTGCCACGCCGACAGAGAATGCCTTGCCGCCTGCCCGTGTGGAGAAACCCCCCTCTGTCCTGCCTTTTTTCAACCGCCCCCCTGCCGCCCTGCCCCTCatggggctgcccccgccgccaatgcctcccccgccgcccctctCCTCCGGCTTCggcgtccccccacccccacccggCATCCACTATCAGCATCTCATGCCCCCGCCGCCTCGACTGCCCCCCCACCTGGCTGTGCCGCCCCCGGGGGCTGTCCCCCCTGCCCTGCACCTCAACCCTgccttcttccccccacccaaCGCAGCCCTGGGTCCTCCGCCAGACACCTACGGCAAGGCCATGGCCCCCTACAACCACAGCAG CCGTGAACTCGGCCCGCCACCTCCCCCTGTGAGCGAAGTGGAGTTTGAGGAGATCATGAACAGGAACCGGGCGATCTCCAGCAGCGCCATTTCCAAGGCAGTGTCCGGCGCCAGCGCAG GCGATTACAGCGACGCCATCGAGACCCTCCTCACGGCCATCGCCGTCATCAAGCAGTCCCGCGTCGCCAACGACGAGCGGTGCCGCGTCCTCCTCTCGTCCCTCAAAGACTGTCTGCACGGCATCGAAGCCAAGTCCTACAGCACGGgcgccagcagcagctcctccag gaaaagaCACCGATCTCGGGAGCGGTCTCCCAGCCGGTCTCGTGAAAGCAGCCGGCGGCACCGGGACCTGCTCCACAGCGAGGATCGGCACG
- the PPP1R32 gene encoding protein phosphatase 1 regulatory subunit 32 isoform X3 — protein sequence MSLHRSYQETASPSQGLSCRGAGHRLPLGEGTHRGKRRPHELLCHELRGGLRPAAFPSLPRPPHQHRLCVQQPLGHLLPALPAQCSRGVGTPAASGGGGGGGNFWDHAVTATLASHHSHCQDTATSTTTEHFKPFLLPDGRSLLPRHVHQPESGYLQESSLFLPPHRGGDSPAHAASPGPPRASREHGTESRRAGPAQPGSTHRLGWGQGQWGSLPAPSAPRRCPAEDDHRCQGAVGLHQGHPKERQHPASPASPACEPLPHQIPCPPPAPHPLCTPRDNFALPQLGVSITATDYLPSVRSHCGETLPALPVGSERGNGFSREVPGCLGTVGCRHPE from the exons ATGTCACTGCACCGCAGTTACCAGGAGACAGCGTCACCATCCCAAG GACTCTCCTGCCGCGGGGCTGGGCATCGTCTCCCCCTCGGTGAAGGCACGCACCGGGGGAAGCGCCGACCTCATGAACTTCTATGCCACGAGCTACGCGGTGGCCTACG GCCAGCCGCGTTTCCATCCCTGCCTCGGCCACCACACCAGCACCGGCTATGTGTCCAACAACCACTCGGccatctcctgcctgctctgcctgcgcaGTGCAGCAGAGGGGTAGGTACCCCTGCTgcgagtggagggggggggggggggggcaattttTGGGACCATGCTGTCACAGCCACGCTGGCCTCCCACCACAGCCACTGCCAGGACACTGCCACATCCACCACCACTGAGCACTTCAAGCCCTTTTTGCTCCCCGATGGCCGGAGCCTGCTGCCCCGGCACGTCCACCAGCCGGAAAGTGGGTACCTCCAAGAGTCCTCCCTTTTCCTGCCCCCACACCGGGGCGGTGACTCCCCAGCACACGCGGCTTCTCCAGGGCCCCCCAGAGCATCCAGGGAGCATGGCACAGAGAGCCGCCGCGCCGGTCCTGCCCAGCCAG GGTCCACgcacaggctgggctggggacagggacagtggggctccctccctgccccatctgCTCCCCGCAGATGTCCTGCAGAAGACGACCATCGGTGCCAAGGAGCAGTCGGGCTTCACCAGGGCCACCCCAAGGAGCGACAGCATCCTGCCAGTCCTGCCAGCCCAGCCTGTGAGCCCCTGCCCCACCAGATCCCTtgtcccccaccagcccctcaccCCCTTTGTACCCCAAGGGACAATTTTGCTCTTCCACAGCTCGGTGTTAGCATCACTGCAACGGATTACCTGCCCTCTGTGCGCAGCCAT TGCGGCGAGACACTCCCGGCACTGCCGGTGGGCTCCGAGAGAGGCAACGGGTTCAGCCGGGAGGTGCCAGGCTGCCTGGGCACGGTG GGCTGCAGGCACCCTGAGTGA
- the SDHAF2 gene encoding succinate dehydrogenase assembly factor 2, mitochondrial yields the protein MAATRLCSLPGRALCRYVLGSVRLQRGYRGDSPTDSGKDVLEIPLPPWQERPDEPLETKRARLLYESRKRGMLENCILLSLFAKENLNRMSEQQLNLYDRLINEPSNDWDIYYWATEAKPTPAEFENDVMAMLREFAKNKKREQRLRQPDLEYLFESPR from the exons ATGGCGGCAACCAGG CTCTGCTCCTTGCCCGGGCGGGCTCTGTGCCGGTATGTTTtggggtcggtgaggctgcagcgGGGCTACCGCGGGGACTCCCCAACGGACTCAGGGAAGGACGTGCTGGAGATCCCTTTGCCTCCCTGGCAGGAGCGTCCTGACGAGCCGCTGGAGACCAAGAGAGCCCGGCTGCTGTATGAGAGCCGGAAGAGGGGGATGCTGGAGAACTGCATCCTGCTCAG CCTCTTTGCAAAGGAAAACCTGAACCGCATGAGCGAGCAGCAGCTGAACCTCTACGACCGGCTCATCAATGAGCCCAGCAACGACTGGGACATTTACTACTGGGCCACAG AAGCGAAGCCCACACCGGCCGAGTTCGAGAATGATGTGATGGCCATGCTGAGGGAGTTTGCCAAGAACAAGAAGAGGGAGCAGAGGCTGCGGCAGCCGGACCTGGAGTACCTCTTTGAGTCACCCCGCTGA
- the LRRC10B gene encoding leucine-rich repeat-containing protein 10B, with translation MGSGGSAGRGATAAAEGPEGIEQRLEVRGGRIPAALWAQRGLRKLYLSGTGLREVPAELAALRHLRTLALDGNELLEVPEALCRLPRLAYLYLGRNGLQGLPPAFARLQSLRCLWLEGNFLARFPRALLRLPDLRSLQLGDNRLTRLPAGLPRMEGLRGLWLYGNRFEEFPAVLLRMVHLRVLDLDRNRIARFPDLACLSSLRLLSYDHNPVRQLPCVGDAVQLVGDGAQEFMEARQERLQSLQHQEEEEEEEGTEAPPAAAEDGSPLLEDGEGSFAALPGSPGET, from the coding sequence atggggagcggcggctcggcggggcgcggagcgacGGCGGCGGCCGAAGGGCCGGAGGGCATCGAGCAACGCCTGGAGGTGCGGGGAGGACGGATCCCGGCGGCCCTTTGGGCCCAACGGGGGTTACGGAAGCTTTACCTGAGCGGGACGGGGTTGCGGGAAGTGCCGGCCGAGCTGGCGGCCCTACGGCACCTCCGCACCTTGGCCCTGGACGGCAACGAGTTgctggaggtgcccgaggcctTGTGCCGCCTGCCCCGCTTGGCCTACCTCTACCTAGGCCGCaacgggctgcaggggctgccgcCCGCCTTCGCCCGCCTGCAGAGCCTGCGCTGCCTCTGGCTGGAGGGCAATTTCCTCGCCCGCTTCCCCCGAGCCCTCCTGCGCCTGCCCGACCTCCGcagcctgcagctgggagacaaCCGCCTGACCCGCCTGCCCGCCGGGTTGCCTCGCATGGAGGGTTTGAGGGGACTCTGGCTCTACGGGAATCGGTTCGAGGAGTTCCCCGCCGTCCTGCTGCGCATGGTCCACCTCCGCGTCCTCGACCTGGACCGCAATCGCATCGCCCGCTTTCCTGACCTggcctgcctctcctccctgcgCCTCCTCTCCTACGACCACAACCCCGTCCGGCAGCTGCCTTGCGTGGGGGATGCCGTTCAGCTGGTGGGCGACGGGGCGCAGGAGTTCATGGAGGCGCGGCAGGAACGCCTGCAGAGCCTCCAGCaccaggaggaagaagaggaagaggaaggcaccGAGGCCCCACCGGCAGCCGCCGAGGATGGCTCCCCACTGCTGGAGGATGGGGAAGGCAGCTTTGCAGCCCTGCCGGGCTCCCCTGGGGAAACCTGA
- the PPP1R32 gene encoding protein phosphatase 1 regulatory subunit 32 isoform X2, whose product MSLHRSYQETASPSQGLSCRGAGHRLPLGEGTHRGKRRPHELLCHELRGGLRPAAFPSLPRPPHQHRLCVQQPLGHLLPALPAQCSRGVGTPAASGGGGGGGNFWDHAVTATLASHHSHCQDTATSTTTEHFKPFLLPDGRSLLPRHVHQPESGYLQESSLFLPPHRGGDSPAHAASPGPPRASREHGTESRRAGPAQPDVLQKTTIGAKEQSGFTRATPRSDSILPVLPAQPLGVSITATDYLPSVRSHCGETLPALPVGSERGNGFSREVPGCLGTVVSGTPSHCPSPCALPVLIHYPHTGLACGGPPHPTCLPRAAGTLSDPGQPAGTAGCWQEGGCRHGLVPVPAGPCTQPTSIPPGSIGVHH is encoded by the exons ATGTCACTGCACCGCAGTTACCAGGAGACAGCGTCACCATCCCAAG GACTCTCCTGCCGCGGGGCTGGGCATCGTCTCCCCCTCGGTGAAGGCACGCACCGGGGGAAGCGCCGACCTCATGAACTTCTATGCCACGAGCTACGCGGTGGCCTACG GCCAGCCGCGTTTCCATCCCTGCCTCGGCCACCACACCAGCACCGGCTATGTGTCCAACAACCACTCGGccatctcctgcctgctctgcctgcgcaGTGCAGCAGAGGGGTAGGTACCCCTGCTgcgagtggagggggggggggggggggcaattttTGGGACCATGCTGTCACAGCCACGCTGGCCTCCCACCACAGCCACTGCCAGGACACTGCCACATCCACCACCACTGAGCACTTCAAGCCCTTTTTGCTCCCCGATGGCCGGAGCCTGCTGCCCCGGCACGTCCACCAGCCGGAAAGTGGGTACCTCCAAGAGTCCTCCCTTTTCCTGCCCCCACACCGGGGCGGTGACTCCCCAGCACACGCGGCTTCTCCAGGGCCCCCCAGAGCATCCAGGGAGCATGGCACAGAGAGCCGCCGCGCCGGTCCTGCCCAGCCAG ATGTCCTGCAGAAGACGACCATCGGTGCCAAGGAGCAGTCGGGCTTCACCAGGGCCACCCCAAGGAGCGACAGCATCCTGCCAGTCCTGCCAGCCCAGCCT CTCGGTGTTAGCATCACTGCAACGGATTACCTGCCCTCTGTGCGCAGCCAT TGCGGCGAGACACTCCCGGCACTGCCGGTGGGCTCCGAGAGAGGCAACGGGTTCAGCCGGGAGGTGCCAGGCTGCCTGGGCACGGTGGTGAGCGGGACCCCATCCCATTGCCCGTCCCCATGTGCCCTCCCTGTCCTCATCCACTATCCCCACACAGGGCTTGCCTGTGGTGGGCCACCCCATCCCACTTGTCTCCCAAGGGCTGCAGGCACCCTGAGTGACCCAGGTCAGCCCGCTGGGACAGCAGGGTGCTGGCAAGAAGGTGGGTGCAGGCATGGCCTCGTCCCCGTCCCTGCAGGACCATGCACCCAACCCACCTCCATCCCCCCAGGATCCATTGGAGTTCACCATTAA